From a single Candoia aspera isolate rCanAsp1 chromosome 2, rCanAsp1.hap2, whole genome shotgun sequence genomic region:
- the LPCAT3 gene encoding lysophospholipid acyltransferase 5 produces the protein MAEYPGSAIAAEVWRWLGMSLAEKAKSLGSSEQALRLILSIFLGYPFALFQRYFLFQKNDYLIHLYNTIMGLSLAYFNFGAQLCHSLICVFVQFLILRLMGRTITAVATSFCFQMTYLTFGYYFTATEYYDIKWTMPHCVLALKLIGLVTDYYEGRQEEESLTPEQQKFAVRGVPTLLEVSGFSYFYGACMVGPQFSMTRYQKLVKGDLTDVPGQRPNSFVPALKRLLLGIFFMIIYTVASPYITEKYLTSDDFLEQPFWFRCFYILIWGKILLYKYVTCWLVTEGVCILTGLGYNGMDEKGMPKWDACANMKIWMFETTPYFTGTIASFNTNTNAWVARYIYKRLKFLGNKLLSQAISLIFLAVWHGLHCGYLICFQMEFLIVIVERQAINLINDSPFLTALTSNIILWPFFYAIQQSIHWMFMSYSLVPFCLFTWEKWIQVYKSIYFIGHVLFLTLLFTLPCFRKVFVPRKEKLKKAE, from the exons ATGGCGGAATACCCTGGGAGCGCCATCGCCGCCGAGGTGTGGCGCTGGCTCGGCATGAGCCTGGCGGAGAAAGCGAAGTCGTTGGGCAGTTCGGAGCAGGCACTTCGCCTCATCCTCTCAATCTTCCTGG GGTACCCTTTTGCCTTGTTCCAACGCTACTTCCTTTTCCAGAAAAATGACTACCTCATTCACCTCTATAATACAATAATGGGACTTTCACTTGCCTACTTCAACTTTG GGGCACAGCTCTGTCACTCTCTGATATGTGTCTTCGTTCAGTTTCTCATCTTGCGGCTCATGGGTCGCACCATCACTGCCGTTGCCACTTCCTTCTGTTTTCAGATG ACATATTTGACGTTTGGCTATTATTTCACGGCCACAGAGTACTATGACATCAAATGGACCATGCCACATTGTGTCTTGGCTCTCAAGCTGATTG GTTTGGTTACTGATTACtatgaaggcaggcaggaagag GAATCCCTAACCCCTGAGCAACAAAAGTTTGCTGTTCGGGGAGTTCCTACTTTGCTTGAGGTCTCTGGCTTCTCCTATTTCTATGGTGCCTGCATGGTGGGCCCTCAGTTCTCCATGACACGATATCAGAAGTTGGTAAAGGGTGATCTGACTGATGTTCCAGGCCAAAGACCCAACAG CTTTGTTCCTGCTCTTAAGCGTCTCCTTCTGGGCATTTTCTTCATGATCATCTACACGGTAGCATCACCTTACATCACTGAGAAATACCTTACCTCTGATGATTTTCTG GAACAGCCCTTCTGGTTTCGCTGCTTTTATATATTGATCTGGGGCAAGATATTGCTTTACAAGTACGTTACCTGTTGGCTAGTGACG GAAGGAGTTTGCATCCTAACTGGGCTAGGCTACAATGGAATGGATGAAAAGGGGATGCCAAAGTGGGATGCTTGTGCCAACATGAAAATCTGGATGTTTGAGACAACTCCTTATTTTACAGGAACGATTGCCTCCTTCAATACTAACACCAACGCCTGGGTAGCCCG CTATATCTACAAACGACTGAAATTCCTGGGAAACAAGTTACTATCGCAAGCTATATCTTTGATTTTCTTGGCAGTCTGGCATGGGCTGCACTGTGGGTATCTCATTTGCTTCCAGATGGAGTTCCTGATTGTCATTGTAGAGAGGCAG GCTATTAACTTGATAAATGACAGTCCATTTCTGACTGCTTTGACTTCAAACATCATCTTGTGGCCTTTCTTCTATGCGATTCAGCAAAGTATTCACTGGATGTTCATGTCATATTCTCTAGTACCATTTTGCCTCTTTACCTGGGAAAAGTGGATTCAG GTATACAAGTCTATTTATTTCATAGGCCATGTGTTGTTCTTGACGTTGCTGTTTACATTGCCTTGTTTTCGAAAAGTATTTGTGCCACgaaaagaaaagttaaagaaaGCTGAGTAA